The Fodinibius saliphilus genomic interval AAGCATCAACGATGGGTTCTTGAATAATCAAAGAAACAGAAGAGGATATAATAGCACCGGCTGCGGCCCCATAAAAGGTATCAAGTAACACGATAATAGAAGAGTTTACCCCATCATTGAAAGTGCCCGAAATATAGAATTGCTGTCCGGCATTGATTTGAGATATATCATATATTCCTACTCCGATACCATAAAGGGTACCTGCGCCTAGTCCTATTTTGACAGGTTTGAAGTCGTCACTATTTTTTAGAGCCATGGTAGCACCACCGAGTACGACACCATTCATAGCTCCATTAAGGGTGTTTCCTCCCAGCAACTCAAGCCTTTGTGCTTCTACATTTGAAATTGTTGCAAGAGAAAATACAATAACAATAAAAGTAAGGGCTAAATATCTTTTCACGGCTCTCGTATGATCTGTTAAAAATTACGCAGTAATGTAGAAAATATAGGATAAGATTCCCACTGAGATATTTACTCGGGATCTGTCAAGGAAACTGGTAGTATTTTACCATTGTAAAACGAATGACCAGTAAGTGCAAACTCTGAAATATAGGTTCCCATTTCTGAGGCTGATACCGGTGCCTCGAATCCCGGAAAAGCTTCTTCCAACATACCTGTTTGCACGGCTCCCAGACACAGCGCATTTACACTAATCGAGTGGTTAGAGAGTTCTGTCGCAAGGCACTCACTGAGAATACTCAACGCTCCTTTAGATGCACTATAGGCAGCAAGACCCGGAAATTTAGCACTACCCTGATATCCTCCCATACTACTTATATTCACAACATGTGAGTTCTTGTTGAATGAGTTAAGAAGACGCTGAGTAATATGTACTGCAGTAATAAGATTACTTTCAATTTGGGAACGCCAATCATCCAGGGTAAGGTCCTCAAAAGGTTTGTTAATAAGTGCTCCAGCAT includes:
- a CDS encoding SDR family NAD(P)-dependent oxidoreductase; translation: MKKTAIITGASRGIGMQTAKTLAEKEVQIIAIARSKKPLRNLEQINPDLITAVPTDLTDEESVNDLVLLLEQNYDGIDILINNAGALINKPFEDLTLDDWRSQIESNLITAVHITQRLLNSFNKNSHVVNISSMGGYQGSAKFPGLAAYSASKGALSILSECLATELSNHSISVNALCLGAVQTGMLEEAFPGFEAPVSASEMGTYISEFALTGHSFYNGKILPVSLTDPE